From the Lepidochelys kempii isolate rLepKem1 chromosome 2, rLepKem1.hap2, whole genome shotgun sequence genome, one window contains:
- the AZI2 gene encoding 5-azacytidine-induced protein 2 isoform X3 yields MLKLLGSRSEEETSSVGREQVNKAYQAYREACIDRDNLKGKLDKTIKENTESLKILSEQLQSKEVELLQLRTEVETQQVMRNLNSTPSSWEIEKLNSDLKVHSLEQELEKLKKECNGLRKELQKDQGQELNLLNGDLLQKENIQSENVQQAYWELKREMSNLHLVTEVQTEVLRKLKTPTATKKASTCAPVQCVEDVEKNLTKLYLTSSGAVYKKTSLSQNDKLLCNAIAPPLARDVKILSEQANLQSWTDERPMAIGSTTCHEQNSYGKSSLEDNSWVFPSPPKPSETMFWEMKNKSSLSNYPIDYLDQCNQNCLHKS; encoded by the exons CTCCTTGGCTCCCGTTCGGAAGAAGAAACCAGCTCAGTTGGACGTGAGCAAGTAAACAAGGCCTATCAAGCCTATCGAGAGGCCTGCATCGACAGAGATAATCTGAAAGGCAAACTGGATAAAACG ATAAAAGAGAATACAGAGTCCTTGAAAATCTTGAGTGAGCAGTTGCAGTCTAAAGAAGTGGAACTCCTACAACTGAGAACTGAAGTGGAAACCCAACAAG TGATGAGGAATCTAAACTCTACTCCATCTAGCTGGGAAATAGAGAAGCTGAATAGTGACCTGAAAGTGCACAGTCTGGAACAGGAActagaaaagctgaaaaaagAATGCAACGGTCTCAGAAAAGAACTGCAGAAG gacCAGGGTCAGGAATTAAATCTGTTAAATGGAGACCTCCtccaaaaagaaaatattcagag tGAAAATGTGCAGCAAGCATACTGGGAACTGAAGAGGGAAATGTCTAACTTGCATCTGGTGACTGAAGTGCAAACTGAGGTTCTACGAAAATTGAAAACCCCAACTGCAACCAAGAAAG CGTCTACTTGTGCACCAGTACAATGTGTTGAAGACGTGGAGAAGAACCTCACAAAGTTATATTTGACTTCTTCTGGGGCAGTCTACAAAAAAACCTCTCTTTCACAAAATGACAAACTTCTCTGCAATGCCATAGCTCCCCCTCTCGCAAGAGATGTAAAAATCCTGTCTGAACAGGCAAATCTCCAGTCGTGGACAGATGAGAGACCCATGGCGATTGGCAGCACCACCTGTCATGAACAAAACTCCTATGGAAAGAGCTCTCTGGAAGATAATTCCTGGGTATTCCCAAGCCCTCCAAAACCTAGTGAGACAATGTTTtgggaaatgaaaaataaatcctcTTTGTCAAACTATCCAATAGATTACCTGGATCAGTGTAATCAAAACTGCCTGCACAAGAGCTAA